From a region of the Zerene cesonia ecotype Mississippi chromosome 11, Zerene_cesonia_1.1, whole genome shotgun sequence genome:
- the LOC119830158 gene encoding retinol dehydrogenase 13-like codes for MPLFSGRCYSTVKLIGKTAIITGCNTGIGKETALDFYKRGARVIMACRNIEKAEEAKKDIIEACNNLTDTGNIEVQKCDLSSMQSIREFSQKILDSEPQINILVNNAGVMMCPKEETEDGFEMQFGTNHLAHFLLTMLLLPRIINSKPARIVTVSSRAHTRYDMNFDDLNYKNRRYNSAEAYSQSKLANVLFSRELANKLKEHNIDGVNTYSLHPGVIKTELGRHLNETLFKGSRQIIGFLVGPFMKSPELGAQTSIYCAVDEKCANETGLYYSDCAVTSPDRKALNDEYAKKLWEQSVELVKLGDYNPFTASDPGVKSAI; via the exons ATGCCTTTATTTAGTGGACGATGTTATAGTACCGTTAAGTTGATTGGCAAAACCGCTATAATAACTGGGTGTAACACAGGGATTGGAAAAGAAACTGCCCTAGATTTTTACAAAAGAg GTGCTCGAGTAATAATGGCTTGTAGGAACATAGAAAAAGCTGAAGAGGCCAAAAAGGATATTATAGAAGCATGTAATAATTTGACAGATACTGGTAATATTGAAGTACAGAAATGTGACCTCTCTTCCATGCAATCCATAAGAGAATTTTCACAAAAGATCCTCGACAGTGAGCCACAAATTAACATCTTAGTAAATAATGCTGGTGTAATGATGTGCCCAAAGGAGGAAACAGAGGATGGATTTGAAATGCAATTTGGCACAAATCATTTAGCACACTTTCTTTTGACAATGTTGCTGTTACCGAGAATTATTAACAGTAAACCAGCTAGGATAGTAACCGTCTCATCTAGAGCACACACAA GATATGACATGAATTTTGATGATCTTAATTACAAGAATAGAAGGTACAATAGCGCTGAAGCATACTCACAAAGCAAACTTGCCAATGTGTTATTTTCTAGGGAATTGGCAAACAAACTAAAG GAACACAACATTGATGGTGTCAACACTTACAGCTTACATCCTGGTGTTATTAAAACTGAGCTAGGTAGACATTTAAATGAGACCCTCTTTAAAGGCTCGAGACAGATAATTGGATTTTTAGTTGGTCCTTTCATGAAGTCACCAGAGCTTGGAGCACAAACTTCTATATACTGCGCAGTAGATGAAAAGTGCGCTAATGAAACTGGTCTTTATTATAG TGACTGTGCAGTTACTAGTCCAGATAGAAAAGCTCTGAATGACgaatatgcaaaaaaattatgggAACAATCAGTGGAATTAGTAAAACTGGGAGACTACAATCCCTTTACAGCTAGTGACCCTGGAGTAAAGAGTGCAAtttag
- the LOC119830234 gene encoding prostatic acid phosphatase-like encodes MEYDNDENTWRRSSTPKFKQSTCKSIPRRSTTTAVVVLGLAVLSCLLGYCVLSETLPYESKTLRLVIILFRHGARAPVSSYNSDPFKNYQWPDGLGSLTNAGKLQLYELGRKYRSYYANFIPEEYNEKDIYVRSSDSSRCMMSAYTFLAGLYPPSDRQMWHPEIMWQPIPVHSLPREIDNIVAATKPCKSWKRMYEELLTEKNSDAKYTELFDYLSKHTNQSMRSVLNVDYLYSTLHTQQEAGLKLPEWTKNVFPIKMRQPFMLSLALLSYNESLQRLHTGPLLGKIRSHLQEAVTHINMDRALYVYSAHDVNMVSLMRSLGFTELLEPEYGASIVVELHEEVEQDTFFIKLFYRNNTKVEVPMELKIPFCNEPCTYDRFIEHLGTLIPSDWESECQN; translated from the exons ATGGAATACGATAATGATGAGAATACTTGGCGAAGATCTTCAACACCAAAGTTTAAACAATCGACTTGCAAATCAATTCCTAGAAGGTCGACAACTACTGCGGTTGTTGTCCTTGGGCTTGCAGTTCTGAGTTGTTTGTTAGGTTACTGTGTATTAAGCGAAACTTTACCTTACGAATCGAAAACTTTGCGTCTTGTTATAATT ttATTCCGTCACGGAGCTAGAGCACCAGTATCTAGTTATAATAGTGACCCATTTAAAAACTATCAATGGCCAGATGGACTGGGAAGCTTAACAAAt GCTGGCAAACTGCAACTGTATGAGTTGGGAAGGAAATACCGCAGTTATTATGCCAATTTTATCCCAGAAGAGTACAATGAGAAGGATATCTATGTGCGCAGCAGTGACTCTTCTAGGTGTATGATGAGCGCATACACATTCTTGGCTGGCTTGTACCCTCCTTCTGACAGGCAAATGTGGCACCCTGAAATTATGTGGCAGCCCATCCCTGTTCACTCCTTACCAAGAGAAATTGATAAT ATAGTAGCAGCAACAAAACCTTGTAAATCATGGAAGAGAATGTATGAAGAGTTATTGACTGAAAAGAATTCTGATGCTAAATACActgaattatttgattatttaagtaaacatACAAATCAAAGCATGCGGAGTGTTCTCAATGTGGATTACTTGTACAGTACACTACACACTCAACAAGAAGCAGGGCTGAAACTGCCAGAATggacaaaaaatgtatttcctATCAAAATGAGACAACCATTTATGCTGAGTTTGgctttattatcatataatgaaTCATTGCAGAGACTACACACTG GACCACTGCTGGGAAAAATAAGGTCACACTTGCAAGAAGCagttacacatataaatatggaCAGggcattatatgtatattcggCACATGATGTCAATATGGTGTCGCTTATGAGATCTCTGGGATTCACAGAATTGTTGGAACCAGAGTATGGAGCTAGTATTGTTGTAGAGCTGCACGAAGAAGTGGAACaggatacattttttatcaag ctTTTCTACCGAAACAATACAAAAGTAGAGGTCCCCATGGAATTGAAAATACCATTCTGCAATGAGCCCTGTACCTATGATAGATTTATTGAACATCTTGGGACACTAATACCATCTGATTGGGAATCTGAATGTCAAAATTAG
- the LOC119830343 gene encoding protein canopy homolog 4-like gives MILRVILGLIFIVTVLCTHDVDVKTEQDLGVKYANRCEVCKILATELQSRLEETGKVHDVIEIGYSLDDVQPKKRTKYQKSELRLIESLDGVCEKILEYNIHKERDDSTRFAKGMSQTFKTLHGLVDKGVKVDLGIPLELWDKPSAEITHMKTQCESLLEENEEVIEDWYWKHQGEIDLKIHLCTKHALKNTDDSCLFEELKEKGDKGKAKTEL, from the coding sequence ATGATTTTAAGAGTTATTTTGGgactaatatttattgttactgTATTGTGTACCCATGATGTAGACGTGAAAACTGAACAAGATTTAGGCGTAAAGTATGCCAATAGATGCGAAGTGTGCAAAATATTAGCTACAGAGCTACAAAGCCGGCTTGAAGAAACCGGCAAAGTGCATGATGTGATAGAAATTGGATATTCATTGGACGACGTTCAACCAAAGAAAAGGACTAAATACCAGAAATCAGAACTAAGATTAATAGAGTCGTTGGATGGTGTATGTGAAAAGATTCTAGAATACAACATTCATAAAGAACGTGATGATAGTACTAGATTTGCAAAAGGTATGAgccaaacatttaaaactttacatGGCCTTGTTGATAAAGGTGTAAAAGTTGACTTAGGGATCCCGTTGGAACTATGGGATAAGCCATCAGCAGAAATTACTCACATGAAAACACAATGCGAAAGTCTGTTGGAAGAGAATGAGGAAGTTATAGAAGATTGGTACTGGAAACATCAAGGTGAGATTGACCTGAAAATCCACTTGTGCACAAAACATGCCTTGAAAAATACAGATGattcttgtttatttgaagAGCTTAAAGAAAAAGGAGATAAAGGAAAGGCAAAGACTGAATTGTGA
- the LOC119829973 gene encoding choline-phosphate cytidylyltransferase B-like isoform X5, translating into MTSLTMTTTLTNGHCNGKLETTINGYKKNGIVRPEPIEASSIRTAAPFSTDPAAVAERERCHYGRIPRAVALSGTAPRKVRVYSDGIYDMFHQGHARQLQQAKTVFPNVYLIVGVCNDKLTHSRKGRTVMTEDERYEAVRHCRYVDEVVRDAPWEYDEEFLEKHKIDFLAHDDIPYTTEDCEDTYAMIKAKDMFVATERTEGVSTSDIVARIVRDYDIYVRRNLARGYSAKELNVSFLNEKKFRLQNKMDELKDKGKKVGLSVMTNIGEKRVDILTKWEEKSRELIDAFLLLFGPDGRLSSIWNESKGRLMQALSQPPSPGSSPPPSENGDDEPDHRRSVSPPPPKSRRCEPWEPHADASSSERIGDSEETTQRQLTDDGSDDSDDDFQDPSPYLT; encoded by the exons TCAATACGGACAGCAGCACCCTTCAGCACGGACCCCGCAGCGGTCGCAGAGAGGGAGCGATGTCACTACGGGCGCATCCCGCGGGCGGTGGCTCTGTCGGGTACGGCGCCGCGCAAGGTGCGCGTGTACTCAGATGGCATATACGACATGTTCCACCAGGGCCACGCGCGGCAGTTGCAACAGGCCAAAACGGTCTTCCCAAATGTATACCTCATTGTTGGAG tGTGCAACGACAAGTTAACACACAGCCGAAAGGGGCGTACCGTGATGACGGAGGATGAACGGTACGAGGCGGTCAGACATTGCAGATATGTGGACgag gTGGTCCGTGACGCACCGTGGGAGTACGACGAGGAGTTTCTAGAAAAGCACAAGATAGACTTCCTGGCGCACGACGACATCCCCTACACGACGGAGGACTGCGAGGACACGTACGCCATGATCAAGGCGAAGGACATGTTTGTGGCCACTGAACGGACAGAAG GTGTATCAACGTCAGATATCGTGGCGCGAATAGTGCGCGACTACGATATCTACGTACGGCGGAATCTCGCGCGCGGCTACTCGGCCAAAGAGCTCAATGTGTCCTTCCTTAACGAGAAGAAGTTCCGCTTGCAAAACAAGATGGACGAATTGAAGGATAAGGGGAAGAAGGTGGGCCTATCG GTGATGACGAACATCGGCGAGAAGCGCGTGGACATACTGACGAAGTGGGAGGAGAAGTCGCGCGAGCTGATCGACGCGTTCCTGCTGCTGTTCGGGCCGGACGGGCGGCTGTCGAGCATCTGGAACGAGTCCAAGGGGCGGCTCATGCAGGCGCTCAGCCAGCCGCCCTCGCCCGGCTCCTCGCCGCCGCCCAGCGAGAACGGCGACGACGAACCTGACCACCG ACGTTCAGTATCGCCCCCGCCGCCGAAGTCGCGCCGCTGCGAGCCGTGGGAGCCGCACGCAG atgcaTCGAGCTCTGAGCGCATTGGCGACTCGGAAGAGACAACACAGCGCCAGCTGACAGACGACGGCTCCGACGACAGCGACGATGATTTCCAAGATCCGAGCCCATATCTCACCTAG